Proteins found in one Crassostrea angulata isolate pt1a10 chromosome 3, ASM2561291v2, whole genome shotgun sequence genomic segment:
- the LOC128178129 gene encoding uncharacterized protein LOC128178129 yields MRREASCLYPKRFLTIIIDGMDQKKTNIPILYTKARNSKQISNLQQVRTHLLGVLVHRDSETSGMRKVGFGHFDLMQYPHDANLLYTNVYGNPFLAEIKDALGTELHLQTDSASDNKNKTVLCFLGLLVHLGIFEETCFKLFKSYHMLSEERW; encoded by the exons ATGAGAAGAGAGGCGTCATGTTTGTATCCGAAGCGCTTCCTGACGATAATCATTGACGGAATGGACCAGAAGAAAACTAACATTCCCATTCTATACACCAAAGCAAGAAATTCGAAACAGATTTCGAATCTGCAGCAAGTAAGGACACACTTGCTGGGCGTACTGGTCCACAGAGATTCAG AAACTTCAGGAATGAGAAAAGTTGGATTTGGCCATTTTGATTTGATGCAATATCCACATGATGCCAACT tgttatatacaaatgtatatggaaATCCTTTTTTGGCAGAAATCAAAGATGCACTAGGAACAGAGCTTCACCTGCAAACAGACAGTGCTTCGGACAACAAAAACAAGACGGTCTTGTGCTTCTTAGGATTGCTAGTGCATTTGGGCATATTTGAGGAG accTGCTTCAAGCTTTTCAAAAGCTATCATATGTTGAGCGAGGAAAGATGGTAA
- the LOC128176697 gene encoding protein flp-like, producing MDGRCISLVFLVLACYYPGSYSITPAEYADAVDQTLQQVMDCAPWIPGLTVSVVKDFQTLFARGYGETVVNSNTPVTEQTLFQIGSISKSFAATLLVKQMEDENLALTTKVKDMMDPGFVFVDQERTDSATVVDILAHRMGVPDHTNLRLDQNLTRANLQQRFAAMTPVKTFGKSFLYSNMMYGFASYLSERLGNEPWENLVTSEIFDRLGMTSSTFITTLADLSGAAQGYDKGPKSKPKAVPLELSKKWGIWAGSGAIMSNAVDMAKYMNFHLSNTDKNGNEFMTTANFNALHQQHRKLSSTTVNTHFGNEEIPTTENGYGLGWKRGLYRNNDILLHAGSTYGYRSFITLFPSQNIGVFTSMNGEDDDYILRVLMHNFLSDVALGVTPWLDASSICERLTAPKYTGYYNTNNPQRPITEYIGLYVNPIYGNLNVEFDPNNEHLVLRYGVATWDFWTKSGKDQFKAEGTGMIKYLKNMYRFTFLTNENDGIVSVRVDSFCSTCGNDPPIFHKVV from the exons ATGGACGGTCGCTGTATAAGCTTGGTGTTTCTGGTACTGGCTTGCTATTATCCGGGTTCCTATTCTATTACACCCGCTGAATATGCAGATGCGGTGGATCAAACTTTGCAACAG GTGATGGACTGTGCTCCCTGGATTCCGGGGCTGACGGTCAGCGTTGTGAAGGATTTCCAGACTCTGTTCGCCAGAGGTTACGGGGAGACCGTCGTCAATTCGAACACTCCCGTCACAGAACAAACACTCTTCCAGATCGGCTCCATATCCAAATCCTTTGCGGCAACATTGCTGGTCAAACAAATGGAAGATGAAAA TTTGGCCCTAACAACAAAGGTAAAAGACATGATGGACCCGGGATTTGTCTTCGTCGATCAAGAGCGGACGGATTCCGCCACGGTGGTGGACATTCTGGCCCACAGGATGGGAGTCCCTGACCATACCAATCTCAGGCTGGACCAGAACCTGACCAGGGCCAACCTCCAACA ACGTTTTGCCGCTATGACGCCGGTGAAAACGTTCGGGAAGTCCTTCTTGTACTCCAACATGATGTACGGATTTGCTTCCTACCTCTCCGAGAGACTGGGCAACGAGCCGTGGGAAAATTTAGTGACGTCGGAAATTTTCGACCGTCTTGGCATGACGTCATCCACGTTTATAACCACTCTGGCGGATCTCTCGGGCGCTGCACAGGGCTATGATAAAGGACCGAAATCCAAACCAAAGGCGGTTCCGTTGGAACTCAGCAA gAAATGGGGGATCTGGGCAGGTTCAGGGGCCATCATGTCGAACGCAGTGGATATGGCTAAATACATGAACTTTCACCTCAGTAACACGGACAAGAATGGTAACGAGTTCATGACAACAGCGAATTTCAACGCCTTACACCAACAACACAGAAAACTGTCCTCTACCACGGTAAACACACACTTTGGAAATGAGGAGATCCCAACCACTGAAAATGGCTATGGGCTTGGCTGGAAGCGAGGACTTTATAGAA ACAACGACATTCTCCTACACGCTGGCAGCACGTACGGCTACAGGTCATTCATCACACTGTTCCCCTCTCAGAATATTGGCGTGTTCACTTCCATGAACGGCGAGGACGACGACTATATCCTGCGCGTCTTAATGCACAACTTCCTGTCTGACGTCGCACTTGGAGTGACGCCATGGCTTGATGCGTCATCTATCTGCGAAAGACTGACGGCGCCAAAGTACACGGGGTACTACAACACAAACAACCCACAAAGGCCCATAACCGAATATATAGGTCTGTACGTCAATCCCATCTACGGAAATTTGAATGTCGAGTTTGACCCAAACAATGAACACTTGGTCCTGAGGTACGGAGTCGCTACATGGGACTTTTGGACAAAATCAGGAAAGGACCAGTTCAAAGCAGAAGGAACTGGGATgatcaaatatttgaaaaacatgTACCGCTTCACTTTCCTGACTAATGAAAATGACGGAATAGTTTCGGTAAGGGTAGACAGTTTCTGCTCCACGTGCGGAAACGACCCACCGATTTTTCATAAGGTAGTGTGA